The segment TGTTGACCTGTCCCACGGCGAAGAGCACGACAATGCAGTACTTAGCGTCACTAAAGTAAAAGTGCGTGTTGACGAAGATGATGAAGAAGGTGAAAGCGAAGGCGAAGAAGACACCAGCGCCGAGTAAGTATCCCTCGTTAAGCATCCTCTTGGGGCCATGCCTGCATGGCCCTTGTGATGCTGACATGATGTTAGAATCAAGCGCCCCGGCGCTTGATTTTTTTTAGGGCCGTCGCTGGCGCAGTATCGACCATGCCTTCTGGATAGTTTTAGTCTTCTGGATATTTTGTGTGAGGTGGGAAGATGAGCCAGGTTACAGCCATTATTGGATTAGGAAACCCCGGAGCGGAGTATGACGCCACGCGCCATAATGCCGGTTTCTGGCTGGTAGACGCTATTGCGCAGAGCGCCCATGCAGAGCTGCGTCCAGAAAAGAAATTTTTCGGCCACTACGCCAAGGTCCGCCTAGGCGACCATGAGCTGCACCTACTCAACCCCGCCACCTTCATGAATCGAAGTGGCGCCGCGGTGGCAGCACTAAGCCAGTTCTTCAAACTTGCCCCTGAAAACCTACTGGTCGCCCACGACGAACTCGACCTTCCCCCGGGCCAGGCACGCTACAAAACTGGCGGTGGGCACGGTGGTCACAACGGCCTGCGCGATATTATCAGTGCATTAGGCGGTCAGAAGCAGTTTCACCGAGTACGGATTGGCATTGGCCACCCCGGTGAGGCTCGTCAGGTTACTAATTATGTACTAGGGCGCCCCGGCAAGGCCGAACACGAAGCCATTGTTCGCGCCCTGAATGAGTGCATCGCCACACTTCCGCTAGCGCTCGCAGGTGACTGGGTCAAAGCCATGAACCAGTTACACAGCCTTAAGTCAGAATAGTCTTAGTCGAAAACTGGCTAGTGTCGCCTGTGGCTGACGGCTAGCGCATCTCGTAGAATGGCGATTACTTTTACGCCCTACCACCTTATTCTCAGGAACATTTTATGGGTTTCAATTGCGGCATCGTCGGCCTGCCTAACGTCGGCAAGTCCACACTATTCAATGCACTGACCAAGTCAGGCATCGATGCAGAAAACTTCCCCTTCTGCACCATTGAGCCGAACGTGGGTATCGTGCCGATGCCGGACCCACGTCTTGATAAGCTCGCCGAGATCGTCAAGCCGCAAAAAGTACTGCCGACCACCATGGAGTTCGTCGACATTGCTGGTCTGGTCGCCGGGGCCTCCAAAGGCGAGGGCTTGGGCAATAAATTCCTGGCCAATATTCGTGAAACCCAGGCAATTGCCCATGTGGTGCGCTGCTTCGATAACGACAACGTTATCCACGTAGCCAACCAGGTCGATCCCCGCGCCGATATCGAAACGATCAACCTAGAGTTAGCGCTGGCCGACCTGGATACTGTCGAAAAAGCCAGCCAGCGCTTGGTTCGCTCGGTGAAAGGCGGTGATAAAGACGCCATTGCCACCAAGGCGATTCTTGATCGTATTCAACCCCACGTTGCGGAAGGCTTGCCGCTTCGCAGCTTTGGCTTAAGCGAAGAAGAGCAGCGCCAGGTAAAAAGCTTCGGTTTTTTGACCCTGAAGCCGACCATGTACATCGCTAACGTCAATGAAGACGGTTTCGAGAACAATCCCTATCTGGATATTGTTAATGAAATAGCCGCGGAGGAAGGCGCGCTAGTGGTGCCCGTGTGCAACCAGCTTGAAGCCGAAATTGCCGAGCTGGATGACGAAGAGCGCTCGATGTTCTTAAGCGAGATGGGCATGGATGAGCCAGGCCTTGATCGCGTCATTCGTGCAGGCTACTCACTGCTGGGACTGCAAACCTACTTCACTGCCGGTGTTAAAGAAGTTCGCGCCTGGACAGTGAAAGAGGGGGCCACAGCCCCAGAAGCCGCTGGCGTGATTCACACCGATTTCCAAAAAGGCTTTATCCGTGCCGAAGTAGTCGCTTATGACGATTTTGTCTCGTTAGGCGGCGAGCAAGGTGCTAAAGATGCCGGTAAGTGGCGCTTAGAAGGTAAAGAGTACATTGTCAAAGATGGCGATGTGGTGCACTTCCGCTTTAATGTGTAACTAGACGCTTACCAACTGGCTGCCCTCTTTATAGGGGCAGCCATACGCATTTCAAACCCCAGGTTTTAGACGTCATACGCCTTGCTAACCAGCGCTTGGTAGCTAATTGGCGTGCCAAGCGTTTAAGCGCTGCCTTCCTGGCAGCGCAAAAGCCTGCTACGTTTAAGACATGCCTTTCTTTCGCCCCAGCCTGTTAATCGCGATCTTTCCGCTGCTCATACTACTGGGCTGCGAAGGAAGCGAGTCGCCAATCACACAACTCGAACCGCCCGAGCCAGGCGGGATACTTAAGGTAGCCACCCGAAACAGCGCTACCACCTACTACCTTGATCGTGATGGGATACCCGCCGGGCCGGAGCACGATCTGGTCGAATCGTTCGCCGCCGCCAACGATTGGCAGGTTGAGTGGACGCTGCTGAAATCTACGTCTGAGGTGCTTCAAGCCCTGAAAGACGGTGAGATTCAGCTTGCCGCCGCTGGTTTGACCCAACTCCCCTCGCGTGATGAGCACTTTGTCCGAGGCCCTACCCATACCGATATCGTTGAACAACTGGTCTGCCACCGAGATATGCGCCCACTACCACGCCAGGTAGAGGAAATGGCGGGGATCGATATCCGCGTCACAGCGGATTCCAGCTACGCGGACAAGCTCCAGAGCTTAGTCAACCAGCACACCGGCATCACCTTCAAGGAGGACCCTCGCACTACAGAGATACTGTTGACCGAAGTGGCCGAAAAGCGTATCGACTGCACCGTGGCCGACTCCAATATCGTTCGGGTAGTGCGGCGCCATTTCCCGCACTTGGAGATCGCTATAAACCTCACCAGCGGTGATCGATTGGGTTGGTATCTAACCCCAGATCATCAGGCACTTGCTGGGCTAGCCGATCAATGGATGGAGAGCAGCGATGGACAAGAAAACATCGCCAGAGTAAGGCAGCACTACTATGCCTATATCAGTGAGTTCGATTTTGTCGACCTGCGCGCGCTCAACCGGCGCATTGACGAGCGCCTGCCTAATTTCCTCGATCTCTTTCTGGAAGCTGAGGACGAAACAGGCATGCCCGCCGACCTACTCGCCGCCCTGGCCTACCAAGAGTCGCACTGGGACCCCAAGGCCGTTTCCCCTACCGGCGTGCGCGGCATCATGATGTTAACCCAAAACACCGCTGAATCCGTCGGCGTCGATAACCGCTTAAACCCGGCAGCGGCGATAAGCGGCGGTGCCCGATATCTCGCCGACCGTCATCAGCGTCTGCCAGACACCCTTCCCGAACCGGATCGCACCTACCTCGCCCTGGCAAGTTACAACATTGGTCGTGGTCACGTGCTAGACGCCCGCCAGCTAGCTCGCGAACTAGGCAAGAATCCAGACTCCTGGGAAGACATGAAAGAGGTGCTGCCGCTCAAGGCTGATAAGCGCTATTACCCGCAGACCCGCTATGGCTATGCGCGGGGTTATGAACCCGTGCACTATGTCCAGCGAATCCGTAACTACCAGGATGTGATAAGTGCTGCAATCGTGTGGTTACCACTTGAGGCTGACTGACAGCCCATATATCCTTGCACAACAAATGCTTGACGAACGGCGCCTTGCTGAGTAATATTCGCCCCCGTTGAAAGGCTACGTAGCTCAGCTGGTTAGAGCACATCACTCATAATGATGGGGTCCCCTGTTCAAATCAGGGCGTAGCCACCAAATTAATACAAAAAGCCCGCTCTCTGTCAGCGGGCTTTTTGTTTGTCTGCAACTGAGCAATCAGCTTAGCTTTGCACGGTTTAAGAATCCCACCAGCGCGCGGGTTAGATACTCCACATCTTTACTACCCGCAGTCTCCCGAATTGAATGCATTGCCCACTGGGGAACACCCACATCAATGGTGGGCACGCCCAACTCAGTGGCGGTAATCGGCCCAATCGTGCTTCCACAACCCATATCAGCCCGGGTCACAAACGACTGCACGGGTACGTCCACCTCGCGACATACATCGCGAAACAGCGCACCAGTAACACTATTGG is part of the Halomonas alkaliantarctica genome and harbors:
- the mltF gene encoding membrane-bound lytic murein transglycosylase MltF produces the protein MPFFRPSLLIAIFPLLILLGCEGSESPITQLEPPEPGGILKVATRNSATTYYLDRDGIPAGPEHDLVESFAAANDWQVEWTLLKSTSEVLQALKDGEIQLAAAGLTQLPSRDEHFVRGPTHTDIVEQLVCHRDMRPLPRQVEEMAGIDIRVTADSSYADKLQSLVNQHTGITFKEDPRTTEILLTEVAEKRIDCTVADSNIVRVVRRHFPHLEIAINLTSGDRLGWYLTPDHQALAGLADQWMESSDGQENIARVRQHYYAYISEFDFVDLRALNRRIDERLPNFLDLFLEAEDETGMPADLLAALAYQESHWDPKAVSPTGVRGIMMLTQNTAESVGVDNRLNPAAAISGGARYLADRHQRLPDTLPEPDRTYLALASYNIGRGHVLDARQLARELGKNPDSWEDMKEVLPLKADKRYYPQTRYGYARGYEPVHYVQRIRNYQDVISAAIVWLPLEAD
- the ychF gene encoding redox-regulated ATPase YchF, which encodes MGFNCGIVGLPNVGKSTLFNALTKSGIDAENFPFCTIEPNVGIVPMPDPRLDKLAEIVKPQKVLPTTMEFVDIAGLVAGASKGEGLGNKFLANIRETQAIAHVVRCFDNDNVIHVANQVDPRADIETINLELALADLDTVEKASQRLVRSVKGGDKDAIATKAILDRIQPHVAEGLPLRSFGLSEEEQRQVKSFGFLTLKPTMYIANVNEDGFENNPYLDIVNEIAAEEGALVVPVCNQLEAEIAELDDEERSMFLSEMGMDEPGLDRVIRAGYSLLGLQTYFTAGVKEVRAWTVKEGATAPEAAGVIHTDFQKGFIRAEVVAYDDFVSLGGEQGAKDAGKWRLEGKEYIVKDGDVVHFRFNV
- the pth gene encoding aminoacyl-tRNA hydrolase; this encodes MSQVTAIIGLGNPGAEYDATRHNAGFWLVDAIAQSAHAELRPEKKFFGHYAKVRLGDHELHLLNPATFMNRSGAAVAALSQFFKLAPENLLVAHDELDLPPGQARYKTGGGHGGHNGLRDIISALGGQKQFHRVRIGIGHPGEARQVTNYVLGRPGKAEHEAIVRALNECIATLPLALAGDWVKAMNQLHSLKSE